One genomic window of Camelina sativa cultivar DH55 chromosome 5, Cs, whole genome shotgun sequence includes the following:
- the LOC104789596 gene encoding alkane hydroxylase MAH1-like: MTSIGFFEASIAFFCFLIFYCCRNNKPFGRCPWNWPVLGMLPGVVMRLHRAYDSIVEVFENSNLTFQFKGPWFTGIDILGTVDPANINYMMSSNFSNYYKGPEFHEIFESFGDGIINTDYELWRQWRKASQSIFHQQSYQTFSTTITKKEKMVVELQDVFLRFMFDTTFMLITGSDLGSVSIELPEVEFATAFDDVGEAIFYRHITPRFLWKLQKWIGIGAEKKMMKADATLTRVCNKHISATREEVRSQRNTHNSNGEDHEVLLTSFIKLDTTKYDLLNPGDNKFLQDFTVNFMAAGRDSTAVALTWFFWNLSENPNVLTKIHQEINSTNLPRTGSDHQDTLLYLNKLVYLHAVLSESMRLYPPIPFERKSPIKPDVLPSGHKVESNINIMISIYAMGRMKAVWGEDARDFKPERWITETGGLRHEPAYKFLSFNAGPRSCIGKNLAINLMKTVIVEILQNYEIKVVNGQKIEAELGLILRMKHGLQVTINKKCSSLV, from the exons ATGACTTCGATAGGGTTCTTTGAAGCATCCATagctttcttttgctttctcatATTCTACTGCTGCCGCAACAATAAACCCTTTGGAAGGTGTCCATGGAACTGGCCGGTTCTTGGCATGCTTCCTGGTGTAGTCATGAGGTTACACCGCGCCTATGACTCCATCGTGGAGGTTTTCGAGAACTCCAACTTGACCTTTCAATTCAAGGGCCCATGGTTTACTGGAATTGATATATTAGGCACGGTTGATCCAgctaatattaattatatgatgagCTCAAACTTCTCAAATTACTATAAAGGTCCTGAGTTCCATGaaatttttgaatcttttggaGACGGGATCATCAACACGGATTACGAGCTATGGAGACAATGGAGGAAGGCATCTCAGTCTATATTCCACCAACAAAGCTACCAAACTTTTTCAACAACTATCACGAAAA AGGAAAAGATGGTGGTGGAGTTGCAAGATGTGTTCCTGAGGTTCATGTTCGATACAACCTTCATGTTAATAACCGGGTCAGATCTTGGAAGTGTCTCCATTGAATTACCGGAAGTTGAGTTCGCTACGGCTTTTGATGATGTTGGAGAAGCGATTTTTTATAGACATATTACACCAAGATTCTTATGGAAGCTGCAAAAATGGATTGGAATCGGggcagagaagaagatgatgaaagctGATGCCACTTTAACTCGTGTTTGTAACAAACATATATCAGCCACGAGAGAAGAGGTAAGATCACAAAGGAATACTCACAATTCCAATGGAGAAGATCATGAAGTTCTTTTGACTTCCTTCATAAAGCTAGATACAACCAAGTACGACCTCTTGAATCCTGGTGATAATAAGTTTCTACAAGACTTCACAGTGAACTTCATGGCAGCTGGGAGAGATTCAACTGCTGTTGCACTAACTTGGTTCTTCTGGAATCTTTCTGAAAACCCTAACGTGTTAACCAAGATTCACCAAGAGATCAACAGCACAAATCTACCAAGAACTGGAAGTGATCATCAAGACACGTTATTGTACTTGAATAAGCTGGTGTATTTACATGCTGTATTGAGTGAATCAATGAGGCTTTACCCACCAATTCCATTCGAACGCAAGTCTCCAATCAAACCAGATGTGCTTCCAAGTGGGCATAAAGTCGAATCAAATATCAATATCATGATCAGTATTTACGCGATGGGGAGAATGAAAGCCGTATGGGGAGAAGACGCGAGAGATTTTAAGCCAGAGAGATGGATTACAGAGACAGGAGGGTTGAGACATGAGCCTGCTTACAAGTTCTTATCGTTCAATGCTGGCCCAAGATCATGTATAGGCAAGAATTTAGCTATTAATCTAATGAAGACAGTGATCGtggaaatattacaaaactacgAGATTAAGGTCGTCAATGGACAAAAGATTGAGGCAGAACTTGGTCTTATTCTCCGCATGAAGCATGGGCTTCAAGtcacaattaataaaaaatgttcCAGCTTGGTGTAA
- the LOC104789595 gene encoding uncharacterized protein LOC104789595 codes for MEKQKTPTKEPSAQHFNEAAYKLLANPHIEPTMRFIATLTKPSVNQLIRTKFFRFCVDSYPACLSLKLMRIYTSKEPRVHDGIRENAVRCLHAIFIIEEASLNSEVVHVLSPELISCLEEQVISETSFKILSMLVNRIAFEVFTIHEETWHDLRVFISSRAETEFAKAVFVFTSLSMPLDEDEFVIPLMDNLLPAILKRLGNVHEGSGSSSSQWGLAFVGGFCTAVHLLETTSVALVENLVNEMLKSVNRGMELGFLDRALRDVEIAVVQQLWWYCTTEFKFVLGFIRRIDAMITEETTKDVLQGIKVVVEKKILEIG; via the coding sequence ATGGAGAAACAGAAGACGCCGACGAAGGAACCTTCCGCCCAACACTTCAACGAAGCTGCCTATAAGCTTCTTGCGAATCCCCACATCGAACCGACGATGAGATTCATCGCCACCCTCACAAAGCCATCGGTGAATCAACTGATCAGAACCAAGTTCTTCCGTTTCTGCGTCGACTCTTACCCGGcatgtctctctctcaaactcatGCGAATCTACACCTCGAAAGAGCCACGTGTCCATGACGGGATCAGAGAGAATGCGGTAAGGTGTCTTCACGCTATTTTCATCATAGAAGAAGCGTCTTTGAATTCAGAAGTGGTTCACGTACTCTCGCCTGAACTCATATCTTGCCTTGAAGAACAAGTCATCTCGGAAACAAGTTTCAAGATTCTTTCCATGCTCGTGAACCGTATCGCTTTCGAGGTGTTCACCATTCACGAAGAAACATGGCATGATCTGCGTGTGTTTATCTCGTCTAGAGCTGAGACAGAGTTTGCGAAAGCGGTTTTCGTGTTCACGAGCTTGTCCATGCCTTTGGATGAAGACGAGTTTGTGATTCCACTCATGGATAATCTTTTACCAGCGATCTTGAAACGGTTAGGAAACGTCCACGAGGGTTCGGGTTCGAGTTCGAGCCAGTGGGGTTTAGCGTTCGTGGGTGGGTTTTGTACGGCGGTTCACTTGTTGGAGACGACAAGTGTTGCTTTGGTGGAGAATCTTGTTAATGAGATGTTGAAGTCTGTGAACAGAGGAATGGAATTAGGGTTTCTTGATAGAGCTCTTAGGGATGTTGAAATCGCTGTGGTGCAACAGTTATGGTGGTATTGTACTACagagtttaaatttgttttgggttttattaGGAGGATTGATGCGATGATCACTGAGGAGACAACGAAGGATGTGTTGCAAGGGATTAAGGTGGTTGTGGAAAAGAAGATACTTGAAATTGGTTGA